The Mangrovibacillus cuniculi sequence ATTAACTATTATCTTTCGAGTGGAAGGAAAAGGTACAAAGTGGCTTTCCTTACTATCTAAAGGCGATTTAGTAGATGTAATGGGACCTCTTGGAAATGGATTTGACATCTCTCGGGTACCTCTTCATGCAGAAGTTTTAGTAATTGGAGGAGGGATTGGAGTCCCTCCTCTGTATGGAGTAGCATCAGAATTCAAAAAGCGTAATCTTGTAACCAAACATATTTTAGGATTTAGTTCAAAGCAAGATGCATTTCTACTAAATGAGTTTCAGAAGTTAGGAGAAACATTCCTTACAACGGTAGATGGCTCGTTAGGGCAAAAAGGGTTTGTAACAGATGTAACGTTACCAACTCCAGACTATGTATTCTCCTGTGGACCTTCTGTGATGTTGCGTGCTGTAAAAGAGAAATATTCCAATTCCGTAACTTATTTGTCATTAGAAGATCGAATGGGATGTGGGATAGGGATTTGTTACGCATGTGTCTGCTCGTCTAACCATGCAGCACATGATAAAAAAGTGTGTGTAGATGGTCCAGTTTTCTTAGCAAACGAGGTGGTTTTGACGTGATTAATTTAGCTGTGCAATTACCCGGGTTATCTTTAAAGAACCCTATTATGCCTGCATCTGGATGTTTTTCTTTTGGAAGAGAAATTGGCGAACTCTATGATTTATCAAAGCTTGGAGCAGTTATTACGAAAGCTACTACCCAACATCCTCGAATTGGTAATGCAACTCCTCGCGTTGCAGAGAGTTCTAGTGGGATGCTGAATGCAATTGGTTTACAAAATCCTGGGGTAGAACAAGTAGTGTCTGAAGAACTAAAGCGTCTTGCATCCTATGATGTTCCCGTTATCGTTAATGTTGCTGGTTCATCGTTGGAAGAATATGTAGAGGTAGCAAGCGTTGTGTCTAAGATCTCAAACGTCCATGCAATTGAATTAAACATCTCTTGTCCAAATGTAAAAGATGGGGGCATTATCTTTGGTACAGATGCTTTAGTTGCTGCGGAATTGACTAAAGCCGTCGTAGCTGCTTCTTCCGTGCCTGTCTATGTGAAACTATCTCCTAACGTTACGTCTATTGTGCCAATTGCTAAGGCGATAGAGGAAGCTGGAGCTAGTGGCTTAACGATGATTAATACACTTCTAGGCATGGAGTTAGATCGAAAGACGGGCAAACCCATTTTAGCAAATAGAACTGGGGGATTATCTGGACCAGCTATTAAACCGATTGCGATAAGATTAATAGATGAAGTTAGAAGGAATACTTCCATTCCAATTATCGCGATGGGAGGAGTGGAAACTGTCCAAGATGTCATTGACTATTTATCGATAGGGGCAAATGCAGTGGCTGTTGGAACTGCTCATTTTAAGAACCCGTGGATTTGTTCTGAATTAATTGATCAACTCCCAGAGGCATTGGCTTCTTTAGGATACTCGTCCGTTGAACAATGTATAGGAAGGAGTCATGACCATGAGTATTTACTTAGCCGTTGATAAGCCTTCTAAAGAGGAAGCGGAGAAGATTTTAGACATATTTGAAGGGGAAAGAATCCCAGTGAAGATTGGAATGGAGCTTTTTTTCCGAGAAGGTGCAACATTTATTGAGTCGTTAGTGGAGAAAGGGTATCCAGTCTTCTTAGATGTAAAGTGTCACGACATACCTGTAACGATCTATCGCACGATGAAAAATTTAGCGAAACTCGGTGTAGAAATGGTAAACGTTCACGCAGCAGGTGGATCTGACATGATGAGAGCTGCTTTAGAGGGGCTAGAAGCTGGTGCAGGAACTGGAAAAGCTAGACCAAAATTAATTGCTGTAACACAGTTAACAAGTACATCCGAATGCCAAATGAATGAGGAGCAAGGGATTGAGGGGCAGGTTCTAGATTCCGTTATTCGTTATGCTAATTTAGCACACATAGCAGGGTTAGATGGCGTGGTTTGTTCAGCCCTTGAGTGCGAGGCTATCCGTAAAGTGGTCTCTAAAGATTTCTTACTAGTCACGCCAGGTATTAGATTTAAAGATAGCGAGTCCCATGATCAAAAAAGAATTGTCACACCGTTTGAAGCAAAAAAAGTTGGTGCGTCTCACATTGTAGTTGGTAGACCTATTACGAAAGCAGCAAATCCTTTAGCAGCATACAAAAAAATTCAAAGAGACTGGGAGGCTGTGTTTGATGAATGCCAAAGTTGAGTTAGCTTCTATATATATAGAATGTGGTGCCATTGCAATAGATCCGATTAACCCATTTACGTGGAGTTCTGGCTTACGTTCTCCAATTTACTGTGATAACAGAAAGTTGTTAGGATATCCAAAAGAGAGAAATCAAATTATTCATGAACTGGTTAAAGCAATACAAAATTCTGGTGAGGAAATAGACGTTATTGCAGGATGTGCCACAGCAGGTATCCCTCATGCTGCTTGGGTTAGTGAGCAACTGCAATTACCTATGGCCTATGTTCGCGGAGAGAAAAAAGCGCATGGACGTGGTCAGCAGATTGAAGGGGCAGATGTTACAGGGAAGCGAGTACTAGTTTTAGAGGATTTAATTTCGACAGGTAAAAGTGTGGCAAAAGTGCTAGAGGCAATTACAGAAGCTGGTGGGAAACCGGTCGTTGTTTGGAGCTTAATGACGTATGAATTAGAGGCAGCTCAAGAGACGTTTGCGAAATGGGGAGTACCAGTGCATTCTCTATTAGCATTCTCCGATCTTTATCCCTTAGTGAAAGAAAGCTTAAGTGAAGAAGCGTTTATACATTTGCAAAGTTGGTCTAAGAATCCTGTGACTTGGGATGAGGTATATAGGGAGAACCAGTTAGCAAAGAGCTAAAACCGCTGTCGCATGAAAGGGAACCAAACGGCAAAGCGCCAAAGCCGCCATGAAGTGAGAGAGAACCAGGCGGCAAATCGCTGAAGCCGCCATGAAGCGAGAGGAAACCAGGCGGCAAATCGCCGAAGCCGCCATGAAGTGAGAGAGAACCAGGCGGCAAAGCGCCAAAGCCGCCATGAAGTGAGAGAGAACCAGGCGGCAAACGGCAGAAGCCGCCATGAAGAGAGAGGGAACCAGGCGGCAAACGGCAGAAGCCGCCATGAAGAGAGAGGTAACCAGGCGGCAAACGGCAGAAGCCGCCATGAAGAAAGAGGGAACCAGGCGGCAAACGGCAGAAGCCGCCATGAAGAGAGAGGGAACCAGGCGGCAAACGGCAGAAGCCGCCATAAAGAGAGAGGGAACCAGACGGCAAATCGACAAAGCCACCACCTAAAAAAGAGACACGCCCTAAAGCGTGTCTCTTTCCACTCTACTACTACATTTTCTTACCGACGTATAATTCTCTTATTAAGTCAGCATTTGGCGTCACATATAGCGTTTGTTGGTTGTCATAAATCACAAACCCCGGCTTTGCTCCACTTGGTTTCTTCACGTGTCTCACAGCAGTAAAATCAACAGGAACGGAACTTGACTCTTTCGCTTTTGAATAAAACGCAGCAATGTTTGCAGCTTCCATTAAGGTAGTGTCATCAGGTTCAGTAGATTGGATAACCACGTGCGATCCAGGAATATCTTTTGTATGTAACCAGATGTCATCTCTTTTCGCAACTCGATTGGTTAAAAAGTCATTTTGTTTATTGTTTTTACCTGCCAAAATCGTTACTCCAGTAGTAGATTTATATTCTTCTAAAACAGGCTTCGTCGGTTTTTGCTTCTTTTGTTTTCCTTGCCTTGCTCGAATATAGCCGCCTTCCATCAACTCTTCTCGAATTTCTTCAATGTCTCTTGGCGAAGCGGATTCAAGTTGTTGAATTAATTGTTCAAAGTAGTCTACTTCATGCTTTGTTTTTTCAATCTGTTCAAGTACCACAATAATGGCGTTTTTTGCTTTTTGGTACTTAGAAAACAGTCGTTGTGCATTTTCTGAAGGTGTTAATCTAGGATCTAACGATATTTCCACAGTATTTCCGTCAGGATCGTAATAATCTACTACTTCGACTTTATCCATCCCTCTTTGCACCATATATAAATTAGCCGTTAACAGCTCTCCTAATTTTTGATACTTATCAGCTGCTTGTGCGTCATCAAGCGTTTTTTCTAACTTTACAAGCTTATTTTTATTCTTCTCCCATTCGTTTCGAATTAACCTTTCTACATCCAGTGCATGTTGTTTCACACGTTCTCTTTCTGCTTTTCCAAAATAGAAGCGGTCGAGTAGATTGCTAAGAGATGGGAAAGTCAACTCACTTCCGTTTTTATGAGTAAGAGAAAGAATACTGAAAAACTCTTTTCCTTCTGCTTCTATTAAAGTAGGAATAGGTGTTTCCTTTATTTGTTCCATTACTTTTGTAAAAGTAGGAGGGAGCGTACTTTTCGTAGGGAGGCCGGTGCGCTTAATCACTTCTTTTGCAACTAATGGTGATAAACCTGAAAAATTCTTTACAAGTTGCTGATCTATTTTTCCGCTGTTCCAATCAATAGAACGTAAGATATCATTTTCTTCTACATAAAATGGATCCAGTTTATTTTGTTCTGGAGGTAGTACATATTCAAATCCAGGCATTACCGCACGGTGACTATTCACTGCATACGACAAGTGTTTAATGCTATCAATGATGGTATTTTTAGCTGGATCTACCAAAACGATGTTGGAGTGTCTTCCCATAATCTCAATCCAAACCTGCTTTGGTGCAGGGTCACCAATTTCATTTCGTCCTTTGATATCCATTATCATTATTCGATCACGCTTGTATTGGCGGATTCCTTCAATTACATATCCTTCTAAATGTTTTCGCATTAACATACAAAACATTGGTGGCTCGCTAGGATTTTCGTATGTTTCTTCCGTCAACTGAACTCTTGCATACATGGAGTGAGCAGACAGCAATAGTTTATGTGTTTTTCCTTTACCTCTTATATGTAAAATCATTTCATTCGAGTAAGGTTGGTGAATCTTATGTATCCTTGCTCCTGCAATCGATTCATTCAATTCATTCGTCATACTATAAGTAAATAGCCCATCAAATGCCATAGTTTATCAACTCTCTTTATTAGGATCAATCGTATCTCAATTCATAAATTATAACATAGTTTAGGACAACCATGAATAAGATGGATTGAAGGACAAGGGTATAGAGACTAGAGAGGGAGTGTGCATGACCAATGAAATTCCATGAGATGCGGGAGAAAGATGTAGCAGATGCGCTACAAACAAATGTTGAAGAGGGTCTATCTTCTTCTTTTGTGAAAGAGCGCAGAAAGCAAGTAGGGTATAACGAATTAGCTGAAGGAAAGAAACCCTCTGCTATTCTTTTATTTTTAGGACAATTTAAAGACTTTATGGTACTTGTACTATTAGCAGCTACATTAGTTTCTGGTTTACTGGGAGAATATATTGATGCAATTGCGATTATGGCCATTGTTATCGTGAACGCAATTATGGGGTTTGTTCAAGAACAACGTGCGGAGAAGTCATTGGATGCCCTAAAACAATTGTCAGCGCCACAAGTGACTGCATTGAGGGACGGAACTTGGACAAGGATTCCTTCCAAAGAATTAGTGCCGGGTGACATAGTGAAGTTCCAATCGGGGGACCGTATAGGTGCAGATCTACGATTACTAGAATCAAATAACTTAGAGATTGAAGAGTCTGCATTAACGGGGGAATCTCTTCCCGTTTCCAAGATGACAGAAGTGCTTCAGCACGCAAGTCCAACTTTAGGTGACTTAGAAAACATGGCATTTATGGGTACGATGGTTACGCGAGGAAATGGAATTGGAATTGTAACAGGTACGGGAATGAACACAGCTATGGGTCAAATTGCACATTTGCTTCAGGAAGTACAAATACTTCAAACTCCATTGCAACATCGTCTAGAACAATTAGGAAAAATTCTTATTACAGCAGCACTAGGATTAACTATTTTGGTAGTGTTATTAGGTATTTTACAAGGACAAGAGTTATTTACGATGTTTGTTGCTGGTGTATCTTTGGCAGTAGCTGCAATTCCAGAAGGACTACCTGCAATCGTAACAGTAGGACTATCACTAGGTGTTCAACGAATGATTCGTAAAAATGCTATTGTGCGTAAACTTCCAGCAGTTGAAACGCTTGGCTGTGCTTCTGTTATTTGTTCCGATAAAACCGGAACGTTAACACAAAACAAAATGACAGTAACAAAAGTTTGGTCAGGTGGAAAGACTTGGGGTGTTACAGGAACAGGTTACGATCCTGTTGGTCAATTTGAAGACGGTGATGTGATTGTGTCCCCTTCATCAAATAAAGCTCTTCAACAATTAATGACATTTGGGATGCTTTGTAATCATGCTGCTTTAGTAGAAAGAGAAGACCATTTAGTCTTAGATGGTGACCCTACAGAAGGTGCTTTACTAGTAGCTGGAATGAAAGCTGGTTTATCGAAGGAATCTTTATTAAAACAATTTATTATTGAAAGAGAATTTCCGTTCGATTCTACTAGAAAAATGATGAGTATGGTTGTTCGAGATGCGAATGGTCAACGTTTTGTTGTAACAAAAGGTGCACCAGATGTGTTAATTAATAAGTCAGAGTCTATTTTATGGGACAATAAAAAAGCTAGATTAAGTGCAGAGAAAAAAGTAGATGTTCAAAATGCTATTGTGGAATTAGCTTCCCAAGCATTAAGAACAATTGCGATAGCATTTAAACCACTTGGACCTTCCACATTAATTGTTACAGAAGAAGAAGCGGAGAAGGAATTAGTGTTTATAGGTCTGCAAGGTATGATTGATCCACCTAGACCAGAAGTAAAACAGGCAGTAAAAGAATGTAGCCAAGCTGGAATTAAGACTGTCATGATTACAGGAGACCATGTTATCACAGCTAAAGCTATCGCAAAACAACTAGGAATCTTAAAAGAGAAAGACCTAGTTCTTGATGGAGAAGCGTTAAACGACATGTCCGTAGAAGAGTTAAAAGATATCGTGGAAGATGTGTCGGTTTTTGCTCGTGTATCTCCAGAACATAAATTAAAGATTGTAAAAGCCTTACAGCAAAACGGTCACATTGTTGCAATGACGGGTGATGGGGTAAATGATGCACCGGCCATTAAAACAGCAGATATTGGGATTGCTATGGGGATAACAGGAACAGATGTTACAAAAGAGGCATCTTCGTTAATCTTATTAGATGACAACTTTGCTACCATTAAGTCAGCTATAAAAGAAGGAAGAAACATCTATGAAAACATTCGGAAATTCATTCGTTACTTATTAGCATCTAATGTAGGGGAGATATTGGTAATGCTATTTGCCATGTTACTTGGATTACCACTACCTCTAGTAGCAATTCAAATATTGTGGGTCAATTTAGTAACAGATGGATTACCAGCTATGGCACTTGGTATGGACCAACCTGAAGGGGATGTGATGAAGCGAAAGCCACGACATCCAAAAGAAGGAGTATTTTCTAGAGGATTAGGTTGGAAAGTCATTTCTCGTGGATTCCTAATCGGTATAGCAACACTTGCAGCCTTTATGGTGGTATACAATAGAAATCCAGAAGACTTAGCGTATGCTCAAACTATTGCTTTTGCTACATTAGTTTTAGCTCAGTTAATTCATGTATTTGACTGCAGAAGTGAACATTCCATTTTTTCTAGAAATCCTTTTGAAAATAAATATTTAGTTTGGGCAGTAATTTCCTCCATAGCATTAATGTTAGTAGTAATTTATGTACCAGCACTTCAACCGATATTCCATACGTTGCCGATTATTGCAACAGATTGGTTGTTAATCATCGGAATGAGCGCTTTACCTACGTTTTTACTTGCAGGTTCATTTTTTGCAAGTAAAAAGAAATAGGCTATGGTATAATAAAAAGGTAATAGGCCGACGTCTATTACCTTTTTTCTTTTGCCTACTATGAACTACGGAAGTACTATTTTTTTATTTAGAGAAGGAGTGGAAGATCATGAAGAGTATGACTGGATTTGGTCGTTCTCACTATTTTGGTGATCATCACTCTGTCACAGTGGAAGTTAGAGCAGTTAATCACCGTTTTTTAGAGTGGACGTTTCGTATTCCTCAAGAGCTAAATCGATACGAAGATAACTTAAAGAAAATAGGCAAAGAATTACTGCATAGAGGAAAACTTGATGTAACAATTACCATAAACAAAGAAGTTGGTAAAGGTAACAGAATAGTCGTTGATCAAGATGCAATGGATCAATTATACTTATTGCTTCAGCAAATGAAGTCCACCTACAAAATAGAAGATTCGATTACATATAATGACTTATTACGAGTAAACGAAACCTACTACATCCAAGAAGGATTAGAAAGTAATAAAAGTTTAGAACCTATCCTTACTCAAGTCTTTAAGGAAGCAATAGACGCTTTAGTACAAATGAGAATAAGTGAAGGTGCGAATCTAAAAAGAGAACTTAAGCAATATGTGTTTGAAATGATAGAGATGATGAATCAAGTAGAAACTCTAGCCCCAACAATTGTCTCTCGGTATGAGGAAAGATTAAAGAATAAACTAGAGCAACTAGCGTTACCAGAAGAACTAGAACCACGCTGGATACAAGAAGTAGCGGTTTTAGCTGATAAGGTAGATATTGCAGAAGAAATAGGGAGATTAAAATCTCATTTCACTGGATTCTTGGCAGTATTAGAAGAAGAGGGAAGTGTTGGAAGAACAATAGAATTTTATCTCCAAGAAATACATCGAGAAATAAATACGATTGGATCGAAAGCAAACCATGCACAAATTGCACAAGTTGTGGTATCTTTAAAATCGATTTTAGAAAAAATGCGTGAACAAGCGCAGAATATCGAGTAATCTTGTGTAATGGTAAAAACAGCTGGCAATACTAGATTAATGGGAACGAGAGGAAGGCAAGATATGAAACTTATTAATATCGGTTTTGGAAATATCGTTGCGGCTTATCGCATCATTTCTATAGTTAGTCCTGAATCAGCACCCATCAAGCGTTTGATACAAGATGCAAGAGATGCTGGGAAGCTTATAGATGCTACATATGGAAGACGAACACGTGCAGTTATTACGATGGATAGTGATCATGTTATTTTATCAGCAGTACAACCTGAGACGGTAGCAGCAAGATTACAAGATAAAGCGGAACTGACAGAAGAAGGGTAGGAAGTACTAATGAAGAGAAAAGGGTTACTGATTGTTCTATCAGGACCTTCTGGTGTAGGGAAGGGAACCGTTCGAAAGGAAATCTTTAGCCAAAAGAATACGGCTTTTGAATATTCTATTTCCATGACGACTAGAAGCCCAAGAGAAGGCGAAGTGGACGGAGTCGATTATTTCTTTAAATCAAAAGAAGATTTTGAAGAGCTAATTAAACAAGACCAATTCATTGAATATGCTGAATACGTTGGGAATTACTACGGTACACCTCTTCAATACGTAAAAGATACGTTAGAAGAAGGTAAAGATGTTTTCTTAGAGATTGAAGTGCAAGGTGCTAGACAAGTAAGAGATAAGTTTCCTGAAGGATTATTTATTTTCTTAGCTCCACCGAACTTAACGGAACTACAAAGTAGAATTGTTGGGCGTGGAACGGAAACGGACGATTCAGTACGTAATCGTATGAATGAAGCAAGAAAAGAACTTGCAATGATGAATCTGTATGATTATGTAGTTGTAAACGATCAAATTGATTTGGCAGTAGACAAGATTAACGCTATTGTAAAAGCAGAACATTGTCGTAGAACTAGAGTAGAAAAACAATACATCGCTATGTTGGAGGAAAAATAATATGTTATATCCATCAATTGATTCCCTATTAAATAAAATTGATTCAAAGTACTCACTTGTAAGTGTAGCAGCGAAACGTGCGCGTTCCCTTCAAGTAAAAGGAAACGAAACGACAGACGGTTTTGTATCACACAAATTTGTTGGAAGAGCATTAGAAGAAATTGAATCAGGTTACTTAACAGTCGACAGTAAGAGAGAAGAGTCAGACGAAGAATAACATTAATAGAGCTGTCCGGATCAAATTCCGGGGAGCTCTTTTTGGCTATATATAATACTTACGCGCTAACTCTAGCATTACATAGAAATGTATGTCCTATTCGACAAGTCGTTAGAGTTGGAAAAACAGAAAGATTGCAGTACGCTACTAGTACAGAAAAAATTGGGGAAGAAGGGGATTGTGATGAACGGCAAAAAGATTTTGTTAGGGGTAACTGGTGGAATTGCTGCTTATAAAGCAATCGCTTTAACAAGTAAATTAACACAAGCAGGTGCGCAGGTCCGTGTTATTTTAACGGAAGGAGCTCAATCTTTTGTAACGCCATTGTCTTTCCAAGCAATTTCGAGACAACCGGTTTACACGGATACATTTGATGAAAAAGACCCTAGTAAAATTGCTCATATTGATTTGGCGGACTGGGCTGATTTAGTGATTGTAGCACCTGCAACGGCAAATGCAATCGCCAAATTAGCACATGGCCTAGCAGACGATATGCTTTCCACTACCCTGCTTGCTACCACTGCACCTGTTTGGATAGCACCTGCTATGAATGTTCATATGTATCAACATCCTGCTGTTTTAAGAAATATTCAGCAGTTAGCTCAAGATGGCATTCAATTCATTGAACCAAGTGAAGGTTATTTAGCGTGCGGTTATGTCGGAAAAGGTAGATTAGAAGAACCAGAAAAAATTACAGATATCGTGAGAGCGTATTTCGAACAAGATGATATTCCTTCATCATTAAAAGGGATGAAAATCATTGTTACTTCTGGAGCGACAAAAGAAATGATTGACCCAGTTAGATATATTACCAATCCTTCTACAGGTAAAATGGGCGAAGCAATTGCCGAGGAAGCTGCAACTAGGGGAGCAAACGTTACACTTATATCTGCCATAAAACCACAGACTATGTCTTCAAATATAGAGTGGGTTAATGTTACGTCAGCACAAGACATGTTTGAGGAAGTAATGGCTAGATACTCTGAGTCCGATATTGTGGTGAAGTCTGCGGCGGTTTCAGATTACCGTCCTGCTATCACACACCAACATAAAGTGAAAAAGCAAGATGGAAACTTAACGATTGAATTTGAGAGAACAAAAGATATTCTTCTAACATTAGGTGAGCAAAAAACAAGTCAGTACCTTGTTGGGTTT is a genomic window containing:
- the pyrF gene encoding orotidine-5'-phosphate decarboxylase gives rise to the protein MTMSIYLAVDKPSKEEAEKILDIFEGERIPVKIGMELFFREGATFIESLVEKGYPVFLDVKCHDIPVTIYRTMKNLAKLGVEMVNVHAAGGSDMMRAALEGLEAGAGTGKARPKLIAVTQLTSTSECQMNEEQGIEGQVLDSVIRYANLAHIAGLDGVVCSALECEAIRKVVSKDFLLVTPGIRFKDSESHDQKRIVTPFEAKKVGASHIVVGRPITKAANPLAAYKKIQRDWEAVFDECQS
- the remA gene encoding extracellular matrix/biofilm regulator RemA — encoded protein: MKLINIGFGNIVAAYRIISIVSPESAPIKRLIQDARDAGKLIDATYGRRTRAVITMDSDHVILSAVQPETVAARLQDKAELTEEG
- a CDS encoding calcium-translocating P-type ATPase, SERCA-type, with translation MKFHEMREKDVADALQTNVEEGLSSSFVKERRKQVGYNELAEGKKPSAILLFLGQFKDFMVLVLLAATLVSGLLGEYIDAIAIMAIVIVNAIMGFVQEQRAEKSLDALKQLSAPQVTALRDGTWTRIPSKELVPGDIVKFQSGDRIGADLRLLESNNLEIEESALTGESLPVSKMTEVLQHASPTLGDLENMAFMGTMVTRGNGIGIVTGTGMNTAMGQIAHLLQEVQILQTPLQHRLEQLGKILITAALGLTILVVLLGILQGQELFTMFVAGVSLAVAAIPEGLPAIVTVGLSLGVQRMIRKNAIVRKLPAVETLGCASVICSDKTGTLTQNKMTVTKVWSGGKTWGVTGTGYDPVGQFEDGDVIVSPSSNKALQQLMTFGMLCNHAALVEREDHLVLDGDPTEGALLVAGMKAGLSKESLLKQFIIEREFPFDSTRKMMSMVVRDANGQRFVVTKGAPDVLINKSESILWDNKKARLSAEKKVDVQNAIVELASQALRTIAIAFKPLGPSTLIVTEEEAEKELVFIGLQGMIDPPRPEVKQAVKECSQAGIKTVMITGDHVITAKAIAKQLGILKEKDLVLDGEALNDMSVEELKDIVEDVSVFARVSPEHKLKIVKALQQNGHIVAMTGDGVNDAPAIKTADIGIAMGITGTDVTKEASSLILLDDNFATIKSAIKEGRNIYENIRKFIRYLLASNVGEILVMLFAMLLGLPLPLVAIQILWVNLVTDGLPAMALGMDQPEGDVMKRKPRHPKEGVFSRGLGWKVISRGFLIGIATLAAFMVVYNRNPEDLAYAQTIAFATLVLAQLIHVFDCRSEHSIFSRNPFENKYLVWAVISSIALMLVVIYVPALQPIFHTLPIIATDWLLIIGMSALPTFLLAGSFFASKKK
- a CDS encoding dihydroorotate dehydrogenase electron transfer subunit, which produces MRKEWMKVVQKLWRTENIVELTLEGELVEEVERPGQFLHVATGEKHVLRRPISIASYDKNNCQLTIIFRVEGKGTKWLSLLSKGDLVDVMGPLGNGFDISRVPLHAEVLVIGGGIGVPPLYGVASEFKKRNLVTKHILGFSSKQDAFLLNEFQKLGETFLTTVDGSLGQKGFVTDVTLPTPDYVFSCGPSVMLRAVKEKYSNSVTYLSLEDRMGCGIGICYACVCSSNHAAHDKKVCVDGPVFLANEVVLT
- the coaBC gene encoding bifunctional phosphopantothenoylcysteine decarboxylase/phosphopantothenate--cysteine ligase CoaBC encodes the protein MMNGKKILLGVTGGIAAYKAIALTSKLTQAGAQVRVILTEGAQSFVTPLSFQAISRQPVYTDTFDEKDPSKIAHIDLADWADLVIVAPATANAIAKLAHGLADDMLSTTLLATTAPVWIAPAMNVHMYQHPAVLRNIQQLAQDGIQFIEPSEGYLACGYVGKGRLEEPEKITDIVRAYFEQDDIPSSLKGMKIIVTSGATKEMIDPVRYITNPSTGKMGEAIAEEAATRGANVTLISAIKPQTMSSNIEWVNVTSAQDMFEEVMARYSESDIVVKSAAVSDYRPAITHQHKVKKQDGNLTIEFERTKDILLTLGEQKTSQYLVGFAAETQDVLRYAKEKLVRKNADMIVANDITAAGAGFAKDTNIVTIVKKNGEVLSLPLQSKKEVAQKLWAEVEKDVTHRRDLML
- the gmk gene encoding guanylate kinase, whose protein sequence is MKRKGLLIVLSGPSGVGKGTVRKEIFSQKNTAFEYSISMTTRSPREGEVDGVDYFFKSKEDFEELIKQDQFIEYAEYVGNYYGTPLQYVKDTLEEGKDVFLEIEVQGARQVRDKFPEGLFIFLAPPNLTELQSRIVGRGTETDDSVRNRMNEARKELAMMNLYDYVVVNDQIDLAVDKINAIVKAEHCRRTRVEKQYIAMLEEK
- a CDS encoding dihydroorotate dehydrogenase, coding for MINLAVQLPGLSLKNPIMPASGCFSFGREIGELYDLSKLGAVITKATTQHPRIGNATPRVAESSSGMLNAIGLQNPGVEQVVSEELKRLASYDVPVIVNVAGSSLEEYVEVASVVSKISNVHAIELNISCPNVKDGGIIFGTDALVAAELTKAVVAASSVPVYVKLSPNVTSIVPIAKAIEEAGASGLTMINTLLGMELDRKTGKPILANRTGGLSGPAIKPIAIRLIDEVRRNTSIPIIAMGGVETVQDVIDYLSIGANAVAVGTAHFKNPWICSELIDQLPEALASLGYSSVEQCIGRSHDHEYLLSR
- the rpoZ gene encoding DNA-directed RNA polymerase subunit omega, whose translation is MLYPSIDSLLNKIDSKYSLVSVAAKRARSLQVKGNETTDGFVSHKFVGRALEEIESGYLTVDSKREESDEE
- the pyrE gene encoding orotate phosphoribosyltransferase translates to MNAKVELASIYIECGAIAIDPINPFTWSSGLRSPIYCDNRKLLGYPKERNQIIHELVKAIQNSGEEIDVIAGCATAGIPHAAWVSEQLQLPMAYVRGEKKAHGRGQQIEGADVTGKRVLVLEDLISTGKSVAKVLEAITEAGGKPVVVWSLMTYELEAAQETFAKWGVPVHSLLAFSDLYPLVKESLSEEAFIHLQSWSKNPVTWDEVYRENQLAKS
- a CDS encoding YicC/YloC family endoribonuclease, whose product is MKSMTGFGRSHYFGDHHSVTVEVRAVNHRFLEWTFRIPQELNRYEDNLKKIGKELLHRGKLDVTITINKEVGKGNRIVVDQDAMDQLYLLLQQMKSTYKIEDSITYNDLLRVNETYYIQEGLESNKSLEPILTQVFKEAIDALVQMRISEGANLKRELKQYVFEMIEMMNQVETLAPTIVSRYEERLKNKLEQLALPEELEPRWIQEVAVLADKVDIAEEIGRLKSHFTGFLAVLEEEGSVGRTIEFYLQEIHREINTIGSKANHAQIAQVVVSLKSILEKMREQAQNIE
- a CDS encoding Rqc2 family fibronectin-binding protein; protein product: MAFDGLFTYSMTNELNESIAGARIHKIHQPYSNEMILHIRGKGKTHKLLLSAHSMYARVQLTEETYENPSEPPMFCMLMRKHLEGYVIEGIRQYKRDRIMIMDIKGRNEIGDPAPKQVWIEIMGRHSNIVLVDPAKNTIIDSIKHLSYAVNSHRAVMPGFEYVLPPEQNKLDPFYVEENDILRSIDWNSGKIDQQLVKNFSGLSPLVAKEVIKRTGLPTKSTLPPTFTKVMEQIKETPIPTLIEAEGKEFFSILSLTHKNGSELTFPSLSNLLDRFYFGKAERERVKQHALDVERLIRNEWEKNKNKLVKLEKTLDDAQAADKYQKLGELLTANLYMVQRGMDKVEVVDYYDPDGNTVEISLDPRLTPSENAQRLFSKYQKAKNAIIVVLEQIEKTKHEVDYFEQLIQQLESASPRDIEEIREELMEGGYIRARQGKQKKQKPTKPVLEEYKSTTGVTILAGKNNKQNDFLTNRVAKRDDIWLHTKDIPGSHVVIQSTEPDDTTLMEAANIAAFYSKAKESSSVPVDFTAVRHVKKPSGAKPGFVIYDNQQTLYVTPNADLIRELYVGKKM